From the Penicillium oxalicum strain HP7-1 chromosome V, whole genome shotgun sequence genome, one window contains:
- a CDS encoding ADP,ATP carrier protein: MAKGDVNQGDKSFMGMPGFVVDFLMGGVSAAVSKTAAAPIERVKLLIQNQDEMLKQGRLDRKYNGISDCFKRTAASEGVMSLWRGNTANVIRYFPTQALNFAFRDTYKSMFAYKKDRDGYAKWMMGNLASGGAAGATSLLFVYSLDYARTRLANDAKSAKGSGDRQFNGLVDVYRKTLASDGIAGLYRGFGPSVLGIVVYRGLYFGMYDSIKPVLLVGPLEGSFLASFLLGWTVTTAAGVASYPLDTVRRRMMMTSGEAVKYKSSMDAARQIVAQEGVKSLFKGAGANILRGVAGAGVLSIYDQVQLLMFGKKFK, encoded by the exons ATGGCCAAGGGTGACGTTAACCAGGGCGACAAGTCCTTCATGGGCATGCCC GGCTTCGTTGTCGACTTCCTGA TGGGTGGTGTTTCCGCCGCTGTCTCCAAGACCGCTGCTGCCCCCATCGAGCGTGTCAAGCTCCTGATCCAGAACCAG GATGAGATGCTCAAGCAGGGTCGTCTTGACCGCAAGTACAACGGCATCAGTGACTGCTTCAAGCGCACTGCCGCCTCCGAGGGTGTCATGTCCCTCTGGCGTGGTAACACCGCCAACGTCATCCGTTACTTCCCCACCCAGGCTCTGAACTTTGCCTTCCGTGACACCTACAAGTCCATGTTCGCCTACAAGAAGGACCGTGACGGCTACGCCAAGTGGATGATGGGTAACCTTGCCTccggtggtgctgctggtgcCACTtccctcctcttcgtctacTCCCTTGACTACGCCCGTACCCGTCTTGCCAACGACGCCAAGTCCGCCAAGGGCTCTGGTGACCGTCAGTTCAACGGTCTCGTTGACGTCTACCGCAAGACCCTCGCCTCCGACGGTATTGCCGGTCTCTACCGTGGTTTCGGTCCCTCTGTTCTCGGAATTGTTGTCTACCGTGGTCTGTACTTCGGCATGTACGACTCTATCAAGCCCGTTCTCCTGGTTGGTCCTCTTGAGGGCTCTTTCCTCGCCTCCTTCCTGCTCGGCTGGACTGTTACCActgctgctggtgttgcTTCTTACCCTCTGGACACTGTCCGTCGTCGCATGATGATGACCTCTGGTGAGGCCGTCAAGTACAAGTCCTCCATGGATGCTGCCCGCCAGATTGTCGCCCAGGAGGGTGTCAAGTCCCTCTTCAAGGGTGCCGGTGCCAACATCCTCCGTGGTGTtgccggtgccggtgtcCTGTCCATCTACGACCAGGTCCAGCTCCTCATGTTCGGCAAGAAGTTCAAATAG